The segment GCTTGGGTATCTTCCGGAGAAAAGCTGATCGGATCGGCGCTCCCGGTTTTGGTGAGGTaagatggtgctgggaattcataAACCGAAGTGCTGGAGTCGATCAGGTTCTGCGAGTTGGCACTGGGGAACACGGGGGACGTTTCCAGGATCTGCGTGAGATTCATCCGGGCCGTGTAATTGGAGGGCAGGTTGTTCATGCCCAGGCCCCGGACGGCGTCGTCGTTGTCGGAGTCGAGTTTGCTCAGCAAGACGTTGGTGATCTTCTTGCTGCTCGCCTGCTTCTGCAGCGCGTTGGGGAAGGCCGTCTGCATCATGACCGTCAGGGGCACCGACTGGCTTCTCTGCGCCAGGTTGTTGGCACATGCATCTGTGTGGACATTCGTGAACACGTGAACTTCTGGGGTGACCGGACTTCCAAAGGGGGCCACGCTGGAGCGGGGGATGTTGGACACCGGGTAGAGGGTGCTCCCGCTGAGGTTCCGCTGGCGGACGGCAGGGCTCACGCTCCGGCACCTGAAGCTGCCACTGGTGGACGAGTTTGTTCCTTTGTTGTCAAGCGGGGCCGGGACGGCGAAACCCTCCTGCTTGGTGGCGTTGCTCACGGCAGTGCCCTGATGCTGCACGGGAGAGACGGGAGTGACGCGGCCAAAGTGAGAGTCCAGGTGTCTGCCCTGCGCTTGGTAGGACTGTCCCGGCACAGCGAACGCGTGCGGCTTCCTGAAACGGTCTTCGACCAGGTCCTGGTAGCTCGGGAGGATGCCGTGGCCGCCGGAGACGGACGAGCCGCTCACCCCGCCGTACCCGTTGTTCATCCACTCGAGCTTGGTTTTGTCTGGGTGCGTGGCCATGGGTCTCTGCATGGGCTTCACGGGACTGCTGGAGACGATGCTGGCGTCATGGTAGGCCATGCTGGAGCTGATCGGGGTGAAGGCAAACGGGTTCCTGCACTCCACGGGGCTGGGCGGGACGCTGCTGCTGCAGTTGGAGTGTGGAGTCCCGATCGGTGTGTGCCGGCTGCTGCCCAGAGCGCTGTCCACGGGCGTGGTCTGGGCCAGCCGCGAGCAAGGGCTCTCCCGGGACAGGCCCTGCGAGCTGGCAATCATTtccgaggtgggggtgggggtcggggtcgGCGTGGGCGTGGGCGTCGGGGTGGGCGTGGGCGTGTGGATCGGCGTGCCGTTGCTGTGGATCGGGTGGTAGAAGTGGGCGCTGGGGGTGTGCGAGGTCGCGGGGGCCCCTGGAGGGACCGACTGGCTCGGGAGCGCCAGCCCCAGGCAGGGGCCGTAGGCGTGCGGGTTGTTCATGGCCATCTGCTGCTCCATGAGCACCAGCTCCTCCACGATGCTGTCCTGCGTGAGCTCGTCGTCGAAGGGGAAGTAGCTGTCGGGGGCCTGGGAGACGGCCGGCTCAAACTCCTTCAGCGCGGGCTGCAGCGGCAGCGGGTCGGCGGCCGGCGCGGGCGTCTGGCCCAGCGGCGCCTCCTGGACCTGGCCGTGCAGTGGGGGCGGGTACGCCTCCGGGGGCAGCCCCTCGAGCTCCCACACCGACTTCTCCAGCTCGCCGATGTCGGGGTGCTCCGGCAGCACCCCCACGCCCACGGCCTGCGGCTCCTCGCAGCCGGCGGACAGGAAGTCCGCGTCCTTCGCCCCTGGCGGCCAGTCGCCCGGGTGGAAGCCGCCGTCGGGCTTCGCGTCGCCGCCGTCCAGGAGGAAGACGCTTCCTTCCAGCTTGACCTTGACATCCGGCGAGGACGCGGGCGTGGCGGGCGCCTCGGGAGCCACCACGTCTGCGGGCAGCAGCGCGGAGGGATTCAAGGGCGCGTTCGCCACGAGGCGCGGGCCCACGTCGAGGGACCGCGCGCCCGGGAGCCCGGCGCCCGCCGCGACGCTCTCGGCCGGCCCCGGAGGCGGGCCCGCGGCGAGGTCCTTCGGAATGCCACCCGGCTTCTGGTCTTCCACGACGGCCACTGACATTTGCTCCACGATCGGCTTCTTGACAGGAGGCACCTGGGACTCTTGCAAAGCAGACGACAGTCGTTTCCGGGGGCTCTTGGTGCAGACTTTCGGGTCTTTGCTCGCCGAGTCACCGCTGGGCGGCGAGCTGGTGCTGGTGAGGGTcaggccgggggcggcggcggagAGGGCGCCCGGGCCCGGGTCGCTGCCTGCTGGTGCGGGCTGGCTTTCGCTGCAGCGGCTTTTGCCTTTGGTCCTCTGGCCACAGACCTTTGTCGCTTTGACTTCCACGACGCCCTCACTGGACGGCTTCTGCGCGGCTCCCTCGGCCGTGCTCTTCTGCCCCAGAAGGGCGCTGGGCGCCGCTTTGGGTGTCTtgctcccctccgaggggtcttGGCCTTGGACCGCCTGCTGCTCGTCGGAGGAGACCTCCGGTTCCATCTTGACCTCCACAGCGGACGAggacccgccgccgccgctgctctTGGGCCCGGGAGACTGCAGCGAGACCACGGAGCCGTTTTTGATCTGCGGGAAGGCCCTGGACTCGTCTGCCacccccagagcaccgctgggtgcggGGGGCTGCTTCACAGGGGCGCCGCCGCTGCTGGCCGTCAGGGAGATGGCCGTCATCTTCACCACGTTCAGAGAGCTCATGTGCGAGGTGGGCACCACGGCGGTCTTGATGGGGCTGCTGGTGAAGAGCACGGTGGTGGGCGAGCGGATGGTGAGCGCGCTCGAGTTGGCGGGCTTGGGCAGGATCTGCGGGTACCGGTGCCGGGCCGAGCGGTCCCCGCCGGGACTGGCCGGGATGTTCTGCGGCGTCTTTGGTGCCTGTTTCACAGACTGCATGTGCTGCGTGACCACCTGCACGTTGAGGGGAAGGACTTTGCCATCAGAGGAACTCATCGGGCTCGGGGACGTCACCAGCTGCCGGGTCCGCTGGACCTGGGGGAGAGACGCAAACAGAGAGAGAGTCGTGACGCGCGtcccagggagagagaggggcgcACGCTTGCAGGAGGAGCTCCTGCCTCGGGGTGGCATCGCACAGGGGAGTTAGCGAGTGTGATGCTCACAGGGAACGAAACAAAGGAGTTTCCTACAGTTACGGGTCTTTCAAAACAAGGGGCTGCACAACGGGGCACACGAATATAGGGAGCGCGCCCCAGCGTAAGGCGAGTTATAAGGCGCAGTGTATCATGGAAGAACACTGAGACTCTTTTCCATCAGTGAAATCAGGACTGTCGCACTGGTGATAACGCCATGCCAGTGTGACACTTTTTTAAGGCATTTATATGAAGGGGAGACATAATCTCAAAGGAACAGGGAACTATAAATGGGGTCCTTCCTGGACCCTATGCCAGGAAAGTAACTTGCCCACAGGAGAGCCTTCTTGTCACTGGATCTAGCCCGGAGGCCACAGCTAAGTCCCCATGAACAAGGGTTCGGAGAAAACCACTGACTCCCTAGGTCTGTTCTGCAGCGCACGATGCAAGAGTGCGCTCAACCGTTATTCCATATTTTAATGTCAGGACGTTGTCACAAAAAtgtcacagagaaagaaaaaccaagaTCAAGTATTTCCATCCTAATGTCATCAAAAGTAGCCCTGGACGCTTGCGCTAGAGCAATGTGCTCTCACTCTAGAGCCCTTTCGCAGGGCCTCAGTTAGGAGAGAGGAGAAGCGCAGGTAAGCTCGATTTGTCGGGAAGGAAACAAACTGAGTTGCTAAGACACTGGATTTCACCCAGCAAGCCACAAAGAAAGGCGGCCATGAAAATATTATCAGTACACACCATTGTCTGCTCCAACTAAATATTAGTTGACTTATTTTTTGAATGTTTGCAATTGTGGCACCTTGGATCAGCTACGGATGAAAAACAGTAAAGGGgatggagcgagagcacagcgggtagggtgtttgccttgcacgtggccgaccgagtgtgattcccagcatcccataggatcccctgagcaccgccaggagtaactcctgagtgcaaagccaggagtaacccctgtgcattgctggttgtgacccaaaaagaaaaaaaaaaaaagaagaaaaacagtaaaataattcATCTCTCACACGAAGCTCTGACTGGAGATGGGCATTCTTTAAACGTGTCGGGGCTTTGCATCTGTATGCACACATTTCATTCTCTAGATCACTTGGGATCAGTAACCTGTACCCTGTCAGTGGACTGGAGCTGACATTAGTCCGATTACAGACTCTAGTGCCCAACACCTGTCTCCTTTACCACCATCCCAGGAAGGCCCGACACTGAAAGGGCATTACCGGAATGGGACTCGGGACGGCGGCCACGACAATGCCAATGGGCTGAGGAGAAAGGATCGCAGGGTTCCCGTTTGGAAGACTCGTCACCCCGTTGGTGGTGGTGCCTTCTGGTTTCTTTGCAGAGGACTCTCCTGGCAGAGGGGACTGTAGTTTCTGTTCTTGCTGTTTCTTCTGGATTTTGCGCTGCAACTGCTGTTTTGCATCAATGGGAGATGGCAAAGTCTTCACTTGAGGCTGAAAGGAATTGCTTTCAGCTGTAGGTACAAATGCAGAGGGCTGGGTAATTCCTTTAATTCCTGAAACGAAACAGAGaggaaagttaaaataaatacttaCAAAGAGAAGGCACACACAACTCAATTTCTTTGACTATGTAGCCATCTACCGGACAGAGAGACCCACACCAGCAGACGTGATTCAGCTCCGGGAAATGGTTTTAGCTACGGAAGTATGGATGAAGATTTTGAAGAGTAGCAGCTACATCGCAAATGCAGAGAAGGCAAGGCAACTGTCAACGACAGCGCTTTCTATCAACCAGTCTCAGTTaatgtctttctcctctttctactGAGGAAACCTGTGCATTTTCGTGATACTAATATTAGAGTTGTCAGTGGTCGTCAATATGTGAAGTCATCTGTATCTTAGAAAAATTTGGTATGAGAAAACCCACCTTTAATTTGACCCCAAACACATAAAGAAATCTAACTGCTACTATATAGTTATTCTAGTGTGATCTTGGAGAAATCAAGCAATTTCTTGCGGTTTCAGACTGCAGTCTTGTTTCAGGTCACTGTATAAAAACACTGTTAAGTAAAttttgggggaaggaggtggCGGGGACAGTGGTCCTCAGCCAGTGGCGCTCAGGAGTGACTCGTGGCAGCATGTGGGGACCCAATGCAGTGCCAAgactcaaactggggtcagtctcaCAAGAGCCAAGcaccggtgctcaggggtcactcctggctctgcactcaggaattactcctggcagtgctcaggggaccatatgggatgctgggaattgaacccgggtcggccgtgtgcaaggcaaacgcctgtcCTAAGAAAAGTTTTAAGAATGGTAAGAACAGCAGTATCAAGGAAAGGAAATGACAAATCTTAATTTAAGGAAAACTACTGATGCAGTGCAACAGGTTTCTTAAAAAACTcacttcatggggctggagcgatagcacagcggggagggcgtttaccccacacgtgaccgacccgggtgcgattcccagaatcccatagggtcccctgagcaccgacaggagtgattcctgagtgtagagccaggagtaacctctgagtatcgctgggtgtgacccaaaaagaaaaaaaaaaaccaagatgcTCACTTCATACCTAGGGTATGGTATGAACAGTGAAGGGAGGACGAACAGGGGACAGTGTTGGAGCTACAGCGTCCCTCCGTGTCCAGCCCAGCCAGGCTTCCGTATCTCCCAGCAGCAACTCTTGAGGGTTAGGGCCTGACCGCCAGCTCTCCCACACGCAGCTCTCAACGGCCCTCATCTTCTGACCCTGCCGTTATCGCTGAGGGACGCTCCTTTCTCTTCAGATATATTTTGAGTCACAGCACTCTTAGCACTTCTCTCACCTGTGCCCCCCAAGCCTCTGCCAGCGGCTCAGAGCTTGGCTCtacccgcctcccccctcccccaccccggccagggCTTTTGGACGGAAACAAATTCTGAACAGCTGACTTACGAAAGGACATTTGTAACACGAGCTGTTCTGGCCACAGAGACCGTGTATCTATAAAACCAAATTCACCTTCAAGGGATGAAGATGAAAACACTCCCAAGCATattccaaatacacacacacacacacacacacacacaaatggggcAAAGGCTTGGAGATTCTAGaacatttaaaaactaagaaattatttatttaagtcATCTTGTAGGTGCCAGCAGCAGGAGGAAGCTGAAGGGTCCTATCTTTTCCAGCCTTATTCCAGGGTCTGGAAAGACAGCACAGGGGagaggcgcttgcctcgcacgtggtGGCCCCTGGTATCTTTCCCTGCACGacacgtgatcccctgagcactgccaggcacagagccaggagcccatCCCCggcacagctgtgtgtgggtCCACCCCCTCAACCAacaacctgggggggggggggaattagaaaaacaaacacatttttttcttcagaagaTAAGAGGACAATAAGTGTAATGGAGTTAACCCGAGGCTTTAGAAACCTAGAAATCAGGACTTGAACCCTTGAATCACTTAACCTCTTTGAAAATGGGAGGAGTCTCCTCGGTTCTGTAGGGAGAGTCTAAGGTAGTAAGTGCTGCCTTGTCTTTCCTGCTCCTAGAGCATAAGGGAACAACTCAGGTTTTATAATTTATGACACACAAAAATCTATggcagggttttttgttttgctttgtttttttgattcTTTGGGTCAACTAggcctgtgcttgggggttgctcctggctctgtgctcagaggaccggaGCCAGTGCTGGGGCTCACACTTGGGCGAGAGCAGACTAGGTGGGTGCCTGAACCCCTATACAAACTCTCTGGGCCCACCAGGACAAGGCTCTTACGGGAGATTATTCTGTTGAATTCCCTCATAGATACACCCCTTCCCCCACGCCGTTCCCAACAGTCATCTGTGCTGTGAGGGGAGGGTGACTAAATGAAGATTACAAAGGCAATTTGAGACTATAATTTTAGTTGACATAAAGCTACTGTagatgaaaaaaatagttttagtttttcttttggttctgtgggccacccccagcagtgctctgggttgaCTCCCGGTGGGTAGGGGGAAAGACACAGGGTCTCATAGGGTAACCCTGGGTCAGGTACACgcgaggcaaataccctgccgctgtgctctctcgcTGGCCTCAGAGTTTAATATTTTTCCCATCAAGGATCGCTGGAAGACAGTTTTCATGGTAGCACACTTTTTCACAGGAACTATAATTTCTTCCTTACAATGTTCaaagatcatttatttatttttattttttaattttttttgctttttgggtcacacctggcaatgtacaggggttactcctggctctgcactcaggaatcacccctggcggtgctcaggggaccatatgggatgctgggaatcgaacctggttcggccgcgtgcaaggaaaacgccctacccgctgtgctattgctccagcccaaagatcatttaatttttaagcaTTAGTTTAAGTACTGCAAGTGACTTTAGGTttaattttttgctgttttttgttgctttgtttctgGCCAGGGCAGACAGTGCTCCGGCCTGGTCCCCGAGGCCCCTCCCACCCGTACGGGGGGCCTTGCAGTGCTTCGGATCAAAGCTCAGCCCACTGggctctttctctggcccttaaTCTTATTTTTGTCACACTTATTACAACAGACTAAGTGCTTAAAAGTATCTGCGCAATGATCTTTCCCATGTGAAAGCAGCGGTGGTGTGTTCAGGGAATGAACTTGCCCAAGACAAAACGAGAACCTTAAACTTTACAATCAAAGGACCCTCCCTGTACGCCCAGCTCCCGTGAGTTCAGTGCCGAGAGGAGCGGAATCTCGAAGAAGGTACTAGAAAGGCAAGGGCGTTCTCTGCCCGATCCCTCCGAGCCGCCCTTCCCCCCTGCTCCCCGGCGGGGCCGTGTACCTGGTGGCGCTGCGGCCATCACGGACAGGGCCGCCACGGACTTGGTGCCGATGTAGTGGCTCTTCACCAGGAAGCGGGCCAACTCCAGCACGGTGTCGAACGGCTGGCTCAGCACCTTCTGGGCCCACTCGCACACGAGGTGGCAGGCCGAGGAGATGACTTCCTCATCGACGCTCTGCTGCCCAGAAGCCTCGGCTCCTTCCAGCTGAACGGAAGGAGAAAGCGAACTTTAGAGCAACTGGAGAGACTACCCTGAAGCAGAGGCAAGaggcacattctttttttcttttctttttgggtcacacccagcgacacacaggggtgactcctggcggtgatctggggaccatatgggatgcggggattcgaacccgggccggccgagtgcaagacaaacaccctccccgctgtgctatcgctccagcccccaagagacaCATTCTCAGCGACAGACACAACACGGTGGAACTCTGCTGCGGGAAGCACCGTGGAGGGACCCACAAGTGGGCCCTGCAGACCACGAGGCCTCACGTCCACCCAGGCAGCAGCGATGCGGGGAAACATACGCCAACAGATCCCCTGACTCTTCCTACAAGCCTCTGCCACACagaaccccccaaacaaacccaggACCCAGATTTCTCTTTTCAAGACATATGCCCCATCGACACTATTCTACAACTTTATTCTTCCTCCTGGTAACATCTACACCCTGTTGACATATATCATGAATATCACAGCACGTCCTCAACTCTAGACCTGTCGCTAACCACACGGGTGACACTGGTCAGCCACAGCTGAGTACCGTGGGGTCCATAACCTTGTAAAAGGTGTGATTCCCAGCCGCGGGGCTTTATTCAGACGAGACTCCTGCAGGAGGCATTTCAATACTGACATCAAGGTACAATTCTACTTATGAAAGAGAAAACGCTTACCCCGTCTCCAGTTTTGTGAAAGTCGAGATTGGGCAGCGTTGGCATATGGACAAAAGCTTTCTTCCGCAGTCCACTGTAGCAATATGTAACAAGCCATTAAGGTCTAAAGCACTCGGAGTGAAATGCACTTGGTCATGTAGTCACCACTTGCAAAGAAGGGAACACATATGAAGGAAGAGTCTCATCAGCATGATAGCCAACAAGAGACACCAGAATACTAGAACCCAGGAGACCTTCACTCTTGGGAAACCGGAATATTACGGTCTTACACGAAGCAAAAATGGTTCTCATCtgttataaattttatgaataaataattccTCCCCGGCCTGCCAGTTGTCAGTCACAAGCAGGCCAGGAGGAAAGAAGTATCAGATGGAAACCTGGCACGGAGAAGGGAAATTTCAGCCCAGGGCAGTGGAACCAAAACAGCCCCTCTGAGTGTCACAAGGCTTTTaactttttcctttctcctttttcacTGAAACGCATGGGATTATCACCCACAACACGCCCAAGACACAGTAAGGCGCTTCTGTTTGTGCTTAGGAGACAGGGGTGGGTCAGACAACAAGTGGCTCGAGAATCCCCGGGGCCGTTTTAGAAAACGGTCCTGAGCAGTGACGGGGCTAGCCTGGCCCTTCTTCCGCACATCTCTGCACCCTGCTGTGAGCGAACGAAGACTCGGACGTGTCCGCCTGGGATCAGGGAGATGTCCCAGGGCCCGACACATGTTTCCTAACGTGGAGCCATATCTCTGGCTCCAGAGTGAAATTTTAAGCTTTGAAATTGGCCCAGAACTGAGAGAAGCAATACATACGCCGCACGATATACACAACCCTCCTATTCGCTAATCGTCTGAGTGGAAAGAGCTTGactaaactaaaaaatattttagttctttACTTCCGATTGCTCACTGTTTTCCTATGccctgctttctttctctccctttatgGGGCTCGGGGACTGCTCTTGGTTGGGATCGAACCCCGTTCCCCGGGGTGCAGGACACGTACCCCCACCCCTTGAGCCAGCTCCCCCGCCCTCTCTGGCTCTATTTCTAACACAGGCCTTAAAAGGCAGTCTGGAAAACACATTCATCTTCTCTTCCAACTTCTACACATAAGAAGCTGTTTTGCATGTCATATGTATTTTGTCAAGGATATTCCTGTGTCTAAATTagagggaaaagaggaaaagatatGTAAGCATCTttctctactcttttttttttttttgggggggggtcacaactggcgatgtacaggggttactcctggctttgcactcaggaattactcctggcggtgctcaggggaccgtatgggatgctgggaatcgaacctggtcggcctcgtgcaaggcaaacgccctacccgctgtgctatcgctccagccctatctttCTCTACTCTTACTGAACTACAAACTGCCATAACTTAAAGAAAAGCAGATAAGACCATGAAGATGCAATGGTGAGCATGAGATGAATTCTCCCACAATCCTCGAAACGACTATTTGGGATTTCTCTTCTAGTCTGAGAAAAATTCAGAAAGACATCCTTTGCAATAACTGTACCAAATACTTTCGACCCGTGTACATTTGACTGAGTTTAACACGGTTCTATTGATGGCAACAACCGCTATCTTGCAGAGAGTGTTTTGTAATAAGTGAGAACACAGAGCCGATGAAGAAATCACTCTGGCAAAGGATATTTCGATTTGCCTCTTGTGCCCAGACGCCGTGCCTTCATGTTCGGAAAGACGTTTTTCATGATCTTCCCAAAGTCAGCAGCACTTAATGGATGGTAACCGAGATTGTCACAATAGCTCCTGCAAAAGAAGGAAGGACCAATTTAGAGGGCACAGAACTGAGAGGCAGGGAGGGCGCACAGGGCTCTTTCCACGGAGTCAGAACCCGGCAGCGAAAGTGGAAAGATACAGCCAGCCACTGAGTGGGATTCTCACGGAGAGATGACTATCACCGCACGGAGATGAACACATTCAACTGAACTCGCACGACGCTTATGCGTCCACATTTGGGTCAAGTGCATGTCATGTGATCATTTCTAATATAAACACAATCTAAGTCAGACAGAGATGGTCCATGGTTTATTTAATATCAAGACACCAAGAGTTGGGAGGTGGCTCAGGTGGCAGCCAGCAATatttgaggccctggatttgaacACTGCCCCCTCGCCCCCGGCCCCCAACAGAGCCCCACTGTGTATGGCCCCTGCAACTAGCAATTAAAAGAAGCAACACGTATTTGGGgccaaggatgtagctcagttgGAGAATGCACGCTTCACTTATGTGagatcctggattcaatcccaggcacacacacacacacacacacacacacacacacacacacacacacacacacacacacacacacacacacacacacacacacacacacacacacacacacacacacacaaaacctgaGTTGAAACTAAAAAGGAAAGTGGGAGATACCACCCTCTCTCTCAGGGTGCGGGAACAACCGAGACAGTGGCAGTGGCCTTGGGTACCACCGGGGAACATTTAGCAAAGGTCAAAGTCCAGCAGGGcactgaacaatccctccaacccccacccagcccagagGGGAGAGTAACCTAAATAAACTTGGAAACTTCTGAGCACCAGTGCACTCATTTGAC is part of the Sorex araneus isolate mSorAra2 chromosome 2, mSorAra2.pri, whole genome shotgun sequence genome and harbors:
- the RFX7 gene encoding DNA-binding protein RFX7, translating into MAEEQQPPPPDAPAQLPPGAGAALPALVPGLPGGEASALQHKIKNSICKTVQSKVDCILQEVEKFTDLEKLYLYLQLPSGLSNGEKSDQNAMSSSRAQQMHAFSWIRNTLEEHPETSLPKQEVYDEYKSYCDNLGYHPLSAADFGKIMKNVFPNMKARRLGTRGKSKYCYSGLRKKAFVHMPTLPNLDFHKTGDGLEGAEASGQQSVDEEVISSACHLVCEWAQKVLSQPFDTVLELARFLVKSHYIGTKSVAALSVMAAAPPGIKGITQPSAFVPTAESNSFQPQVKTLPSPIDAKQQLQRKIQKKQQEQKLQSPLPGESSAKKPEGTTTNGVTSLPNGNPAILSPQPIGIVVAAVPSPIPVQRTRQLVTSPSPMSSSDGKVLPLNVQVVTQHMQSVKQAPKTPQNIPASPGGDRSARHRYPQILPKPANSSALTIRSPTTVLFTSSPIKTAVVPTSHMSSLNVVKMTAISLTASSGGAPVKQPPAPSGALGVADESRAFPQIKNGSVVSLQSPGPKSSGGGGSSSAVEVKMEPEVSSDEQQAVQGQDPSEGSKTPKAAPSALLGQKSTAEGAAQKPSSEGVVEVKATKVCGQRTKGKSRCSESQPAPAGSDPGPGALSAAAPGLTLTSTSSPPSGDSASKDPKVCTKSPRKRLSSALQESQVPPVKKPIVEQMSVAVVEDQKPGGIPKDLAAGPPPGPAESVAAGAGLPGARSLDVGPRLVANAPLNPSALLPADVVAPEAPATPASSPDVKVKLEGSVFLLDGGDAKPDGGFHPGDWPPGAKDADFLSAGCEEPQAVGVGVLPEHPDIGELEKSVWELEGLPPEAYPPPLHGQVQEAPLGQTPAPAADPLPLQPALKEFEPAVSQAPDSYFPFDDELTQDSIVEELVLMEQQMAMNNPHAYGPCLGLALPSQSVPPGAPATSHTPSAHFYHPIHSNGTPIHTPTPTPTPTPTPTPTPTPTSEMIASSQGLSRESPCSRLAQTTPVDSALGSSRHTPIGTPHSNCSSSVPPSPVECRNPFAFTPISSSMAYHDASIVSSSPVKPMQRPMATHPDKTKLEWMNNGYGGVSGSSVSGGHGILPSYQDLVEDRFRKPHAFAVPGQSYQAQGRHLDSHFGRVTPVSPVQHQGTAVSNATKQEGFAVPAPLDNKGTNSSTSGSFRCRSVSPAVRQRNLSGSTLYPVSNIPRSSVAPFGSPVTPEVHVFTNVHTDACANNLAQRSQSVPLTVMMQTAFPNALQKQASSKKITNVLLSKLDSDNDDAVRGLGMNNLPSNYTARMNLTQILETSPVFPSANSQNLIDSSTSVYEFPAPSYLTKTGSADPISFSPEDTQAQSELGEQPLDFNSTVKDLLSGDSLQASQPLVAQVPSDLTSAASDFSSDLRLSSDLSGSINDLNTLDPNLLFDPGRQQGQDDEATLEELKNDPLFQQICSESMSSMTPSGFEWIESKDHPAVEMLG